The Syntrophaceae bacterium DNA segment CCTGGCTTTTCACCGCTCCCGCAAGGGCCTCGTGACCCTCACGGCCGTGCGGCCCCCGGCCCGTTTCGGCGCGCTCGATTTCGACGGCGACCGGATCGTCCGCTTCAAGGAAAAGTCGGTCGTCAGCGAGGGCTGGATCAACGGCGGATTCTTCGTCATCGAGCCGGCCGCCCTGGACTACATCGAGCGCGACGTCATGTGGGAGCACGACCCGATGGAGCGCCTCGCCGCGGAGGGCAAAGTTTACGCCTACCGCCATCCCGGGTTCTGGCAGTGCATGGACACCGTCCGGGAACTGCGTTACCTGGAGTCCCTCTGGGAAAGCGGCCGTCCGCCCTGGAAATCATGGTGAAAGAGAAGCAGCCGGCAGCAGACTTCATCGTTCACGACCCCGCCGGGCGGAGAAACCGCGGGGGATTGCGGAAGGCCGCCGAAAATACTCTGGCTGAGGATCTGGACCGTGTCCTGGACCGCACCCGGGATCTTTGGGAAGAGCTGCGGGGCGGCCGGATCTTCATCACCGGCGGGACCGGGTTCTTCGGATGCTGGCTGCTGGAGAGTTTTCTGTGGGCGAACCGTGAATTGGGGCTGAAGGCGAAGACCGTCGTCCTGACCCGCAACCCCGGGCGCTTTGGAAAGAAGGCGCCCCATTTGGCGGGGAATCCGTCCGTCCGACTGGTTGCAGGAGACATGGGGCATTTCCGGTTCCCGCAGGGTTCGTTTACACACCTGATCCATGCCGCCGTCCACCAGCAGCCGGAGGGGGAAGAGAGCCGGCCCCTTCGGATGGCCGACGAAATGATCCGGGCGACAAACCGCGTCCTCGATTTCTGTATGAAATCGGGTGTCCGGAAGATGCTCCTCGCCAGCACGGGCGCCGTCTATGGGCCGCTTCCCGCCGGCATGGAGCGGGTTCATGAGGATTTCGCAGGTTCCGTGAATCCTGCATCGGGGAAAAATGCCTATCACCACGTCCGGCGGATCATGGAGACGCTGACCGTTCTCCATGCAAAGGAAAGCGGTTTCGAGGCCAAGATCGCCCGCTGCTTTTCCTTCATCGGGCCGTATCTCCCGCTGAACGGGCGTTTTGCCGCCGGCGATTTCATTCGGGACACGCTGGCCGGCGGCCCCGTCATCGTCAGGGGAGATGGGAAAGCGGTTCGATCCTACCTGTATGCCGCCGATCTTGCCACGTGGCTCTGGACGATTCTGTTCAAGGGAGAATCCTGCCGGCCGTACAATGTCGGCTCCGAATCGGCAATCACGATTCTTGGTCTTGCACGGGCATTTGCCCGGGGCTCGGTTCCCCCGCCGGCGGTGTCGATTCTGGGCGAATCCGTGCCAGGAACCGCACCGAACCACTATGTGCCGGACACGTCGAGAGCAATGTCGGAACTCTGCTTGAGGCAGACAGTCTCTCTTGATGCGGCCATCGGAAGAACGATGCGGTGGCATCGAGAAGCATAATAATAAGGAAGGAGCTGCAACGTGGCGGAAGTCAGGATCGGGAACACCCTGGTAGGCGATGGGCACCCCTGTTTCATCATCGCAGAGATCGGCATCAATCATAACGGAGACATTGAAATCGCGAAAAAGCTGATCGACCTGGCCGCGGTGGCGGGGTGCAGCGCGGTGAAGTTCCAGAAGCGCACCATCGATGTCGTCTATTCGCAGGAAGAGCTGAACAAGCCGCGGGAAAGCCCCTTCGGTGAGACGAACGGGGATCTGAAGTACGGCCTGGAATTCGAAAAGCCGGAATACGATGTCATCGACCAGTACTGCCGGGAAAAGAAGATCCCCTGGTTTGCCTCCTGCTGGGACGAGGGCTCCATCGATTTTATTGCCCGGTACGATGTGCCCTGCTTCAAAATCGCATCTGCCTCGCTGACGGACGATGAACTCCTCCGGCACTATCGCAGCAAGGGCCGTCCCATCATAATCTCGACGGGAATGAGTACCCTGGAGCAGGTCGATCACGCCGTCGAAGTCCTTGGGAAGCAGGACCTCGTGATCCTTCATTCCTGCAGCACCTATCCGGCTGATTATTCGGAGCTGAACCTGAAGGTGATTCCCTTTTTCCGGGAACGTTACGGGGTCCCGGTGGGGTATTCGGGCCATGAAACGGGCTTGCCCTCATCTTCAGCGGCGGTAGCCATGGGTGCGAGTGTCATTGAGAGGCACATCACCCTCGAGCGGGCCATGTGGGGATCGGATCATGCCGCATCGCTGGGGACCAGCGGTGTAATCCGCCTCGTCCGGGACATCCGCATCGTGGAGATCGCCATGGGAGACGGGGTCAAGAGGGTCTGCGAGCGGGAGATCACGATCATGAAGAAGCTGCGCCGCAAGGGATGACTCCATGACGGCCGGGATCAAGATGATTGCACTGGACGTGGACGGCGTTCTGACCGACGGGACCTTTTACTGGGGACACGACGGAATAGAATGCAAGCGATTCTCCTTCTATGACGTGATGGGGATCTCCCTGGGCCGAAAAGCGGGATTGGTGTTTGCCCTGATATCCGGGGAGGACAACGCACTGATCGACCGGTTCGCCGCGAAGATGGGAATCGCCGACGTCTTCAAGGGCTGCAAGGACAAGGCGGCCGCACTGCGTACCCTGGCGGAAACACGGGGCCTCGACCTTGCAGAGGTCTGTTTCATGGGCGACGACGTCAACGACCTCCCCGCGCTGGAACTGGCCGGCCTCTCAGCCGCCCCGTGCAGTGCCCACGACCGTGTGACCGGGAAGGTGATGCTGGTGACCAGGAAGCCCGGTGGTGGCGGGGCCGTCCGGGAACTGGTCGACTACGTGCTGAGCAATCGCCCGTGAAGACCGGCGCAAGGATACAGGATGACAGGCAGCGAACGAACAGGTAGATCCGACGGATGAAACTCTCCGATTACGTTTTCCGCTTTCTTGCCGATTATGGAGTCCGCCATGTTTTCATGCTTCCGGGCGGCGGAGTCATGCACCTGAACGACGCTCTCGGGCGCCGTTCGGATATCGAGTACGTCTGCAACCTGCACGAGCAGGCCTGCGCCGTGGCTGCGGAGGCCTACGCCCGTGTGACGAATCACCTGGGCGTTGCCCTCGTGACGACAGGCCCTGGTGGAACCAACGCACTGACGGGCGTTGTGGCCGCGTGGCAGGACTCGACACCCTGTCTGTTCATTTCGGGACAGGTGAAGCGGTCCGATCTTACGGGGTCCTCAGGTGTCCGGCAGATGGGCGTCCAGGAGATCGACATCGTATCCATCGTCGGGCCGGTCACCAAGTATGCCGTGACGATCATGGACCCCGGAACCATCCGTTATCATCTGGAGAAGGCCTTGCATCTCGCCGGGATGGGGCGGCCCGGTCCGGTCTGGATTGACATCCCTCTGGATGTGCAGGCATCCGAGGTCGATCCGGAGGGCCTTGCAGGGTTCCTTCCCTCCGGACCCGAAGGGAAGGAAAGCGAGGGCACCCTGAAGGATGCGGTCGTAACGGCTCTCGACATGCTTTCCACCGCCGAGCGGCCCGTCATCCTGGCGGGAAACGGCATCCGCCTGGCCGGGGCGCAGCGTGATTTCCTGGACGTGGTGGATCTCCTGGGCGTCCCCGTCCTGACGACCCGCCTCGGCGTGGACCTGCTTCCGGCAAGCCATGGGCTCTGTTTCGGGATGCCCGGTTCCATCGCCTCACGCGGCGCCAATTTTACACTTCAGAATTCCGACTGGCTTCTCATCCTGGGGGCGCGCCTGGACATGGCGCTGATTGCCTATGCCCCGGAACGCCTCGCCAGGGCCGCTCGGAAAATTATGGTCAACATCGACCCCGCCGAGATGAGAAAGGTGGGAGCGATCCTCGATCTGCAGGT contains these protein-coding regions:
- a CDS encoding HAD hydrolase family protein, whose translation is MTAGIKMIALDVDGVLTDGTFYWGHDGIECKRFSFYDVMGISLGRKAGLVFALISGEDNALIDRFAAKMGIADVFKGCKDKAAALRTLAETRGLDLAEVCFMGDDVNDLPALELAGLSAAPCSAHDRVTGKVMLVTRKPGGGGAVRELVDYVLSNRP
- a CDS encoding N-acetylneuraminate synthase, which encodes MAEVRIGNTLVGDGHPCFIIAEIGINHNGDIEIAKKLIDLAAVAGCSAVKFQKRTIDVVYSQEELNKPRESPFGETNGDLKYGLEFEKPEYDVIDQYCREKKIPWFASCWDEGSIDFIARYDVPCFKIASASLTDDELLRHYRSKGRPIIISTGMSTLEQVDHAVEVLGKQDLVILHSCSTYPADYSELNLKVIPFFRERYGVPVGYSGHETGLPSSSAAVAMGASVIERHITLERAMWGSDHAASLGTSGVIRLVRDIRIVEIAMGDGVKRVCEREITIMKKLRRKG
- a CDS encoding NAD-dependent epimerase/dehydratase family protein; the encoded protein is MVKEKQPAADFIVHDPAGRRNRGGLRKAAENTLAEDLDRVLDRTRDLWEELRGGRIFITGGTGFFGCWLLESFLWANRELGLKAKTVVLTRNPGRFGKKAPHLAGNPSVRLVAGDMGHFRFPQGSFTHLIHAAVHQQPEGEESRPLRMADEMIRATNRVLDFCMKSGVRKMLLASTGAVYGPLPAGMERVHEDFAGSVNPASGKNAYHHVRRIMETLTVLHAKESGFEAKIARCFSFIGPYLPLNGRFAAGDFIRDTLAGGPVIVRGDGKAVRSYLYAADLATWLWTILFKGESCRPYNVGSESAITILGLARAFARGSVPPPAVSILGESVPGTAPNHYVPDTSRAMSELCLRQTVSLDAAIGRTMRWHREA
- a CDS encoding thiamine pyrophosphate-binding protein gives rise to the protein MKLSDYVFRFLADYGVRHVFMLPGGGVMHLNDALGRRSDIEYVCNLHEQACAVAAEAYARVTNHLGVALVTTGPGGTNALTGVVAAWQDSTPCLFISGQVKRSDLTGSSGVRQMGVQEIDIVSIVGPVTKYAVTIMDPGTIRYHLEKALHLAGMGRPGPVWIDIPLDVQASEVDPEGLAGFLPSGPEGKESEGTLKDAVVTALDMLSTAERPVILAGNGIRLAGAQRDFLDVVDLLGVPVLTTRLGVDLLPASHGLCFGMPGSIASRGANFTLQNSDWLLILGARLDMALIAYAPERLARAARKIMVNIDPAEMRKVGAILDLQVCDDVGRFLREMKRLAGGTATQDRSGWIARCSDWKARYPFVRPEHHDRVEGISVYSFSSILSEELTGDHVVLPGNAGVASELFLTAFRVKEGQRVFHNKGTGAMGFSQPAAIGACLASGRRPTVSVDGDGGFQMNIQELETVRRLNLPVTFFVMNNRGYESIRASQANYFGRLTGADATSGLTLPDVVKVAEAYGLNAVRLSDPRDLRRQVRQVLDMEGPTVCDVMIVPDEVREPRVASYQKSDGSMASKPLEDMWPFLDREEFRANMIVEPIEE